In Gossypium arboreum isolate Shixiya-1 chromosome 6, ASM2569848v2, whole genome shotgun sequence, the following are encoded in one genomic region:
- the LOC108484046 gene encoding dihydrolipoyllysine-residue succinyltransferase component of 2-oxoglutarate dehydrogenase complex 2, mitochondrial-like isoform X3 codes for MGESITDGTLASFLKHPGDRVEVDEPIAQIETDKVTIDVSSPEAGVIEQLVAKVGDTVEPGTKIAVISKSGGVTHVAPSEDKPIKEASEPSPAKAKKVETKKPKAETPPSKEKPTAPSLPPPKPSAKEPQLPPKERERRVPMTRLRKRVATRLKDSQNTFAMLTTFNEVDMTSLMKLRSDYKDAFFEKHGVKLGLMSGFVKAAVSALQNQPIVNAVIDGDDIIYRDYIDISIAVGTPKGLVVPVIRNADRMNFAEIEKGINILAKKANDGSLSIDEMAGGSFTISNGGVYGSLLSTPIINPPQSAILGMHSIVSRPMVVSGEVVPRPMMYIALTYDHRLIDGREAVFFLRRIKDVVEDPRRLLLDV; via the exons GTGACGATTGATGTGAGTAGTCCTGAAGCTGGTGTAATTGAACAG CTGGTAGCCAAAGTAGGTGACACTGTGGAGCCAGGTACGAAGATAGCTGTCATTTCAAAATCTGGCGGTGTAACTCATGTTGCTCCATCAGAAGACAAGCCTATCAAGGAAGCCTCTGAGCCCTCTCCTGCAAAAGCAAAGAAAGTAGAGACGAAGAAGCCTAAAGCAGAAACTCCACCCAGCAAAGAAAAGCCTACAGCACCTTCTCTGCCTCCTCCCAAACCTTCAGCCAAGGAACCTCAACTTCCTCCTAAAGAGAGGGAGAGACGA GTACCTATGACTAGACTTAGAAAACGTGTTGCAACACGTTTGAAGGACTCTCAAAACACTTTCGCAATGTTGACAACATTCAATGAAGTTGATAT GACCAGTTTGATGAAGCTCCGTTCTGACTATAAGGATGCTTTTTTCGAGAAACATGGAGTAAAGTTAGGACTTATGTCGGGATTTGTAAAG GCAGCTGTTAGCGCTCTTCAGAATCAACCAATTGTCAATGCTGTAATTGATGGGGACGACATAATATATAGAGATTACATTGATATCAGTATTGCTGTTGGTACTCCAAAG GGCCTTGTAGTTCCAGTAATCCGAAATGCTGACAGAATGAACTTTGCTGAAATCGAGAAAGGGATAAACATCCTTGCTAAGAAGGCAAATGATGGATCTTTATCAATTGATGAGATGGCTGGGGGCTCATTCACAATATCCAATGGTGGTGTTTATGGAAGCCTCTTAAGTACTCCAATTATTAATCCCCCTCAG TCGGCTATTCTGGGAATGCACTCCATAGTTAGCCGTCCAATGGTTGTCAGTGGAGAAGTTGTTCCAAGGCCAATGATGTACATTGCACTGACGTATGACCATCGACTGATTGATGGAAGGGAAGCAGTATTCTTCTTGCGTCGCATTAAAGATGTTGTGGAGGATCCGCGGAGACTGCTGCTCGATGTATAA
- the LOC108486533 gene encoding aminomethyltransferase, mitochondrial yields MRGSLWQLGQSITRRLSQADKKAVARRYFASEADLKKTVLFDFHVAHGGKMVPFAGWSMPIQYKDSIMDSTVNCRENGGLFDVSHMCGLSLKGKDSVSFLEKLVIADVAGLAPGTGTLTVFTNEKGGAIDDSVITKVKDDHIYLVVNAGCRDKDLAHIEEHMKAFKAKGGDVSWHIHDERSLLALQGPLAAPVLQHLTKDDLSKIYFGEFRILDINGATCFLTRTGYTGEDGFEISVPSENALDLAKAILEKSEGKVRLTGLGARDSLRLEAGLCLYGNDMEQHISPVEAGLTWAIGKRRRAEGGFLGAEVILKQLAEGPSIRRVGFTSTGPPPRSHSEIQDEKGNNIGEITSGGFSPCLKKNIAMGYVKSGLHKAGTKAKILVRGKAYDGVVTKMPFIPTKYYKPS; encoded by the exons ATGAGGGGAAGTCTTTGGCAACTTGGGCAATCAATTACTCGTCGTCTTTCACAGGCTGACAAGAAGGCTGTAGCACGTCGGTACTTTGCTTCAGAGGCAGATCTGAAGAAAACTGTTCTTTTTGATTTCCATGTTGCTCATGGTGGGAAGATGGTCCCATTCGCGGGATGGAGCATGCCCATTCAGTACAAGGACTCAATCATGGACTCAACTGTGAATTGCAGGGAGAATGGTGGACTGTTTGATGTATCCCATATGTGTGGGCTGAGCCTTAAGGGAAAGGACTCTGTTTCATTCCTTGAAAAGCTCGTCATTGCTGATGTAGCTGGCCTTGCCCCCGGAACTGGAACTCTAACTGTTTTTACAAATGAGAAAGGAGGGGCAATCGATGATTCCGTGATTACTAAAGTGAAAGATGATCACATATATCTGGTTGTGAATGCAGGCTGCAGGGATAAGGATCTGGCTCACATTGAAGAGCATATGAAAGCATTCAAGGCCAAAGGTGGTGATGTCTCGTGGCACATCCATGATGAGAGATCTCTTCTAGCTCTCCAG GGTCCTCTTGCTGCCCCAGTTCTTCAACATCTGACAAAGGATGATTTGAGTAAGATATATTTTGGGGAATTCCGAATATTGGATATCAACGGTGCAACATGTTTTCTCACTCGGACAGG GTACACCGGTGAGGATGGATTTGAAATCTCAGTTCCTTCAGAAAATGCTCTGGATCTTGCCAAAGCAATCTTGGAGAAATCGGAAGGAAAGGTAAGGTTGACAGGACTTGGAGCTCGAGACAGTCTCCGACTCGAAGCTGGCCTATGTTTATACGGCAATGACATGGAACAACACATTTCACCAGTCGAAGCTGGACTGACATGGGCCATAGGGAAGAGGAGAAGAGCAGAAGGTGGATTCTTAGGAGCTGAGGTAATCCTGAAACAACTGGCAGAGGGTCCGTCGATCAGGAGAGTCGGCTTCACCTCCACCGGCCCACCTCCAAGATCTCACAGTGAGATTCAGGACGAGAAAGGGAACAACATTGGAGAAATCACCAGCGGAGGATTTAGCCCCTGCCTGAAGAAGAACATAGCAATGGGATATGTGAAATCTGGATTACACAAGGCAGGCACCAAAGCTAAGATTTTGGTAAGAGGAAAGGCCTATGATGGAGTAGTCACAAAAATGCCTTTTATACCCACAAAATATTACAAGCCATCCTAA
- the LOC108484641 gene encoding uncharacterized protein LOC108484641 isoform X1 has translation MMLVVNPPGTINQIQTFLGNTLLHSKLPCVSKPAIHHSLPGIHSNNVVHIHSSLPSWKDSSKLTTYLVSHRLAPKRWLCQSRGSASSDDEYRSSRNIAISLFRRYRNVIDRGGGDNLKEFISAGVNAYALGCTDEGLRKELIAMKESGIEINVMHSYGGSTSVKSKICAEEVNECILWLSIIFITILCTPQPTIVRWSSTPPVSDDVLHQWKGFCALIANAYFIRGMAWLPVKTLQLEQMAVVGCAEEPSVVASRMRLVFSTLEVVSPQWPRV, from the exons ATGATGTTGGTGGTAAATCCTCCGGGAACAATCAACCAAATCCAGACATTTCTGGGCAATACTCTTCTTCATTCTAAACTACCTTGTGTTTCAAAGCCTGCAATTCACCATAGCTTACCAGGGATTCACTCTAATAATGTAGTTCATATTCATAGTTCATTGCCTTCATGGAAAGATTCCAGTAAGCTTACAACCTATCTTGTATCACATCGACTTGCTCCAAAGAGATGGCTG TGTCAATCACGTGGTTCTGCTTCATCCGATGATGAGTATAGATCGTCGCGAAATATAGCAATCAGCTTGTTTAGGCGGTACAGGAATGTCATCGATCGTGGAGGAGGTGACAACCTAAAA GAGTTCATTAGTGCTGGGGTGAATGCATATGCATTGGGCTGCACTGATGAAGGATTGCGGAAAGAACTGATTGCCATGAAGGAATCCGGTATCGAAATCAATGTAATGCATAGTTATGGCGGAAGCACCAGTGTAAAATCCAAGATTTGTGCAGAGGAG GTTAATGAGTGTATTTTATGGTTGAGCATTATATTCATCACCATATTGTGTACACCACAACCAACTATAGTCCGATGGTCATCTACACCACCAGTATCAGATGATGTCTTGCATCAATGGAAAGGCTTTTGCGCTCTCATAGCAAATGCATACTTCATAAGAGGAATGGCATG GCTTCCAGTGAAAACTCTCCAGCTCGAACAAATGGCAGTGGTCGGATGTGCAGAAGAGCCTTCAGTTGTTGCTAGCCGAATGCGGTTAGTTTTTAGCACACTTGAG GTAGTTAGTCCACAGTGGCCAAGAGTGTAA
- the LOC108484641 gene encoding uncharacterized protein LOC108484641 isoform X2 produces MSSIVEEEFISAGVNAYALGCTDEGLRKELIAMKESGIEINVMHSYGGSTSVKSKICAEEVNECILWLSIIFITILCTPQPTIVRWSSTPPVSDDVLHQWKGFCALIANAYFIRGMAWLPVKTLQLEQMAVVGCAEEPSVVASRMRLVFSTLEVVSPQWPRV; encoded by the exons ATGTCATCGATCGTGGAGGAG GAGTTCATTAGTGCTGGGGTGAATGCATATGCATTGGGCTGCACTGATGAAGGATTGCGGAAAGAACTGATTGCCATGAAGGAATCCGGTATCGAAATCAATGTAATGCATAGTTATGGCGGAAGCACCAGTGTAAAATCCAAGATTTGTGCAGAGGAG GTTAATGAGTGTATTTTATGGTTGAGCATTATATTCATCACCATATTGTGTACACCACAACCAACTATAGTCCGATGGTCATCTACACCACCAGTATCAGATGATGTCTTGCATCAATGGAAAGGCTTTTGCGCTCTCATAGCAAATGCATACTTCATAAGAGGAATGGCATG GCTTCCAGTGAAAACTCTCCAGCTCGAACAAATGGCAGTGGTCGGATGTGCAGAAGAGCCTTCAGTTGTTGCTAGCCGAATGCGGTTAGTTTTTAGCACACTTGAG GTAGTTAGTCCACAGTGGCCAAGAGTGTAA